In the genome of Myxococcus stipitatus, one region contains:
- a CDS encoding pitrilysin family protein, whose product MRRLLPLLLLLLGTALPALAQSTSSPTQAFPYTLKTDKLPNGLTVVRVPYPSQGIVSYVTVVRVGSRNEVEAGKTGFAHFFEHMMFKGTPRHPEGERERILGTFGFDDNAFTTDDITLYYSYGPTAGLPQLIDIEADRFRNLEYAEPSFRTEALAVLGEYHKSAAAPFLKMEETLNAAAFTKHTYRHTTLGFYEDIKAMPEAYQYSRDFFQRWYTPDNTLLFIVGDFDDDQVMKLVREHYGPWDRKTSTITVPTEPPQTQPRSAHVDWPQPTQPRQVLAWHTPAASANTQNAAIQTVLVAYLVGPTSPAYKQLVLEQQLVESIGSDYVDHRDPHLFTLTATLKDERHRDRVRLALLREVSKVAAGKVDAARVKAIQDNARYGALMALQTPRDVGIQLGWYAGILGTPDGLQRHLGHLAKVTPAQLSEFTKRYLQASKLTQLSLTPKVDTAGGTK is encoded by the coding sequence ATGAGACGACTGCTCCCACTCCTCCTGCTCCTGCTGGGCACCGCGCTCCCCGCGCTCGCTCAGTCCACGAGTTCCCCCACCCAGGCCTTCCCCTACACCCTCAAGACGGACAAGCTCCCCAACGGCCTCACCGTCGTCCGGGTGCCCTACCCCTCCCAGGGCATCGTCTCCTACGTCACGGTCGTCCGCGTCGGCTCGCGCAATGAAGTGGAGGCCGGCAAGACGGGCTTCGCCCACTTCTTCGAACACATGATGTTCAAGGGCACCCCGCGCCACCCGGAAGGCGAGCGCGAGCGCATCCTCGGCACCTTCGGGTTCGACGACAACGCCTTCACCACCGACGACATCACCCTCTACTACTCCTACGGCCCTACCGCCGGCCTCCCCCAGCTCATCGACATCGAGGCCGACCGCTTCCGCAACCTCGAGTACGCCGAGCCGTCCTTCCGCACCGAGGCCCTCGCCGTCCTCGGCGAGTACCACAAGAGCGCCGCGGCCCCCTTCCTCAAGATGGAGGAGACCCTCAACGCCGCGGCCTTCACGAAGCACACCTACCGCCACACCACGCTCGGCTTCTACGAGGACATCAAGGCCATGCCGGAGGCCTACCAGTACAGCCGCGACTTCTTCCAGCGCTGGTACACCCCCGACAACACCCTGCTCTTCATCGTCGGTGACTTCGACGACGACCAGGTGATGAAGCTCGTCCGCGAGCACTACGGCCCGTGGGACCGTAAGACGTCCACCATCACCGTCCCCACCGAGCCCCCGCAGACCCAGCCCCGAAGCGCCCACGTCGACTGGCCGCAGCCCACGCAGCCTCGGCAGGTGCTCGCGTGGCACACGCCCGCCGCGTCCGCCAACACCCAAAACGCCGCCATCCAGACGGTGCTCGTCGCCTACCTCGTCGGCCCCACCAGCCCCGCCTACAAGCAGCTGGTCCTCGAGCAGCAGCTCGTCGAGTCCATCGGCAGCGACTACGTCGACCACCGCGACCCGCACCTGTTCACCCTCACCGCCACGCTCAAGGACGAGCGCCACCGTGACCGCGTCCGCCTGGCCCTGCTCCGAGAGGTCAGCAAGGTCGCCGCGGGCAAGGTCGACGCCGCCCGCGTCAAGGCCATCCAGGACAACGCCCGCTACGGCGCCCTCATGGCCCTCCAGACGCCGCGCGACGTGGGCATCCAGCTCGGCTGGTACGCCGGAATCCTCGGCACACCGGATGGACTCCAGCGGCACCTCGGCCACCTCGCCAAGGTGACGCCCGCGCAGCTCTCCGAGTTCACCAAGCGCTACCTCCAAGCCTCCAAGCTCACCCAGCTCAGCCTCACCCCCAAGGTCGACACCGCCGGAGGGACGAAGTGA
- a CDS encoding site-specific integrase yields MSVRQRKYTDKDGKNQQVWFVDIKFRHAKGEVERVRKDSPVNTRRGAEQYERDIRAALLMGTFRKEKEPETTEEEKKAPSLKDFTARFITYSENNDKHSTVVTKKQHMDDHITPFFGEMALDSIGPEQIEDFKAAMKKKPSASRARKEAPTKAAIRKRKDGAPRTLSKKFINNVLSTLSKVLAVAVEQKVIRAAPYVKPFGKLPKPGFDFLTFEEAEQLINAAEPEWRTLILVAIKAGLREGELVGLQWGDLDLQRRKLQVRRTAWRGVEDLPKGGRERTVDLPASAVEALKAHRHLRGRYVFCQDDGKPLTEGLMKSPLRRALQRASILREAGRIGWHDLRHTYASHLAMRGVPMKVIQELMGHADLSTTMRYAHLAPGARESAVQQLDQPAPLLQSEPLHDADLLPRGNTGAMAVG; encoded by the coding sequence ATGAGCGTGAGACAGCGGAAGTACACCGACAAGGACGGAAAGAATCAGCAAGTGTGGTTCGTGGACATCAAGTTCAGGCACGCGAAGGGGGAGGTCGAGCGCGTCCGCAAGGACAGCCCGGTCAACACTCGTCGTGGTGCCGAGCAGTACGAACGAGACATCCGGGCCGCCCTCTTGATGGGGACTTTCAGGAAGGAGAAGGAGCCCGAAACGACCGAGGAGGAAAAGAAGGCGCCGAGCTTGAAGGACTTCACTGCGCGGTTCATCACCTACTCCGAGAACAACGACAAACACTCCACCGTCGTCACCAAAAAGCAGCATATGGATGACCACATCACCCCGTTCTTCGGTGAGATGGCTCTGGACAGCATCGGCCCCGAGCAAATCGAGGACTTCAAAGCCGCAATGAAGAAGAAGCCCTCGGCATCTCGCGCGCGCAAGGAGGCCCCCACAAAGGCGGCCATTCGCAAGCGCAAGGACGGAGCGCCCAGGACGCTGAGCAAGAAGTTCATCAACAACGTCCTGTCAACGCTCAGCAAGGTCCTGGCCGTCGCTGTTGAGCAGAAGGTCATCCGCGCCGCGCCATACGTGAAGCCCTTTGGGAAGTTGCCCAAGCCCGGCTTCGACTTCCTCACGTTCGAGGAGGCCGAGCAGCTCATCAACGCGGCCGAGCCCGAATGGAGGACGTTGATTCTCGTCGCCATCAAGGCAGGGCTCCGCGAGGGAGAGCTTGTCGGGCTCCAATGGGGCGACCTGGATTTGCAGCGTCGCAAGCTCCAGGTTCGCCGAACTGCTTGGCGAGGCGTGGAGGACTTGCCCAAGGGCGGGCGTGAGCGAACCGTGGACCTGCCAGCTTCGGCAGTGGAAGCACTCAAGGCCCACCGGCACCTGCGAGGCCGCTACGTCTTCTGCCAGGACGACGGGAAGCCACTGACGGAGGGGCTGATGAAGTCGCCGCTTCGTCGTGCCCTCCAACGGGCGAGCATCCTCCGCGAAGCAGGCCGCATCGGCTGGCATGACCTACGGCACACCTACGCCAGCCACCTTGCGATGCGGGGCGTCCCCATGAAGGTCATCCAGGAGCTGATGGGCCATGCGGACCTCAGCACAACGATGCGGTACGCCCATCTCGCGCCAGGAGCCCGGGAAAGCGCGGTGCAGCAGCTCGACCAGCCCGCGCCCCTTCTCCAGTCCGAACCGCTCCACGACGCTGACTTGCTGCCGAGGGGCAATACAGGGGCAATGGCCGTGGGCTAG
- a CDS encoding helix-turn-helix domain-containing protein, whose translation MNSCPPYSSLGGPDFLTVEEAAVLLRVNRKTLYEAIRLGQVPGVVRVGKTLRICRALLVGLPLGQGGPALKEKHS comes from the coding sequence ATGAACTCATGCCCGCCCTACAGCTCCCTTGGGGGCCCTGACTTTCTCACCGTGGAAGAAGCCGCCGTGCTCCTGCGCGTGAACCGGAAGACTCTCTATGAGGCGATCCGGTTGGGGCAGGTACCGGGGGTCGTCCGCGTCGGGAAAACACTGCGTATCTGCCGCGCCCTACTGGTAGGTTTGCCCCTGGGTCAAGGTGGTCCTGCGCTCAAGGAGAAGCACTCATGA
- a CDS encoding pitrilysin family protein, producing MKTQTLVSLTALLSLVGCASQQKPAPEPTPPPAQEATATPPAEAPPKAPSEVPAIPLRQPKPMELVVLARPDTPIVTFRLVFHTGSIDDPKGKEGLTALTATLMAEGGTQKLTSAQLLDALFPMAAELDTSVDKEFTTFSGRVHRDFLPRYLDIFTDVLLAPRLDAAELERLRTNAISTVENGLRSANDEGLGKAALDALIYEGHPYAHFIGGTVQGLKSITLDDVKAHAQRVFTQDRLVVGLAGAVDDALKQSLLSRLGTLPATGAPRVTLPTVTATSGRAVILQKQTLSTAVSMGYVNPVRRGDPDFFPLAFALTHLGEHRQSIGLLFNELREKRGLNYGDYAYAEHFIEDPGTTYNRTNIARTQQDLTVWIRPVDPSHAVFATRGALYFLDQLVKEPIPQERFDLMRGFLQGYSRLWEQTDPRRLGYAIDSLFYGTPNYLEQYRQALTKMTPQSVQDVLRRRLHPSALNFAFVTQDAEALASALRSGQPSPMTYASDKSQALLDVDKSIIGLPLPLRSDAITVTPAQSFMEK from the coding sequence ATGAAGACCCAGACCCTCGTGTCCCTCACCGCGCTGCTCTCCCTCGTCGGCTGCGCCTCCCAACAGAAGCCCGCCCCGGAGCCCACGCCGCCGCCCGCGCAAGAGGCCACCGCCACGCCTCCCGCCGAGGCACCTCCCAAGGCCCCCTCGGAAGTCCCGGCCATCCCGCTCCGGCAGCCCAAGCCGATGGAGCTCGTGGTCCTCGCCCGCCCGGACACGCCCATCGTCACCTTCCGGCTCGTCTTCCACACGGGCTCCATCGATGACCCGAAGGGCAAGGAGGGCCTCACCGCGCTCACCGCCACGCTGATGGCCGAGGGTGGAACGCAGAAGCTCACCTCCGCGCAGCTGCTCGACGCGCTCTTTCCCATGGCCGCCGAGCTGGACACGTCCGTCGACAAGGAGTTCACCACCTTCTCCGGCCGCGTCCATCGCGACTTCCTGCCGCGCTACCTCGACATCTTCACCGACGTGCTGCTCGCGCCGCGCCTGGACGCGGCCGAGCTGGAGCGCCTGCGCACCAACGCCATCAGCACCGTGGAGAACGGCCTTCGCAGCGCCAATGACGAGGGGCTCGGCAAGGCCGCCCTCGACGCGCTCATCTACGAGGGCCACCCCTACGCGCACTTCATCGGCGGCACCGTGCAGGGCCTCAAGTCCATCACCCTGGACGACGTGAAGGCCCACGCCCAGCGCGTCTTCACGCAGGACCGGCTCGTCGTGGGACTCGCGGGCGCCGTGGACGACGCGCTGAAGCAGTCGCTGCTCTCGCGCCTGGGAACGCTGCCCGCCACGGGGGCGCCTCGCGTGACGCTGCCCACCGTCACCGCGACCTCGGGCCGCGCCGTCATCCTCCAGAAGCAGACGCTCTCCACCGCCGTCAGCATGGGCTACGTCAACCCCGTGCGCCGAGGCGACCCGGACTTCTTCCCCCTCGCCTTCGCGCTCACGCACCTGGGCGAGCACCGTCAGTCCATCGGCCTGCTCTTCAACGAACTGCGTGAGAAGCGCGGCCTCAACTACGGCGACTACGCCTACGCCGAGCACTTCATCGAGGACCCCGGCACCACGTACAACCGCACCAACATCGCGCGCACGCAGCAGGACCTCACCGTGTGGATTCGCCCGGTGGACCCGTCCCACGCCGTGTTCGCCACGCGCGGCGCGCTGTACTTCCTGGACCAGCTCGTGAAGGAGCCCATCCCCCAGGAGCGCTTCGACCTGATGCGCGGCTTCCTCCAAGGGTACTCACGGCTGTGGGAACAGACGGACCCTCGGCGGCTGGGCTACGCCATCGACTCACTCTTCTACGGCACGCCGAACTATCTGGAGCAGTACCGCCAGGCCCTCACGAAGATGACGCCGCAGTCCGTGCAGGACGTGCTGCGCCGACGCCTCCACCCGTCCGCGCTCAACTTCGCGTTCGTCACACAGGACGCGGAGGCGCTCGCCAGCGCGCTGCGCTCAGGGCAGCCCTCGCCCATGACCTACGCGTCGGACAAGTCCCAGGCCCTGCTGGATGTCGACAAGTCCATCATTGGACTCCCGCTCCCGCTCCGCTCGGACGCCATCACCGTCACTCCCGCGCAGTCCTTCATGGAGAAGTAG
- a CDS encoding DUF5906 domain-containing protein — MLREDETFAVNTWEAPTLTPTPGEWPDVRRVLLWLAEDEAGLDWLLNWIAFKVQNPGARPGTAVLLQGPPGTGKNVLYRIVAHLLGPANCVQIGEADLAKPYNHHYATKLLVFANELLDNHKRGGSLGDGLKATITDSEVFLENKGVARTLAVNRVALLAATNRTKPIELEESDRRWTVFHNKTKPAEYHHTNLGMTHRDFLEALHAPGSDDTFTLEFMRQVAAFAYEMNTREVDLRRVRRPHENESRVELQQLSAPVTEQFLRELGESPDPDHQIRDWAMLVPHAASTWHAPPGPRVGKTKAFVNDALFAAIVGFCKVVGQKHPPQKRTFLNSLKAAGWVEQRDSKSRGWLPPWHATGGDAPAHEGSKVVPLTPLREPSAPGPSSATPFVRHQPFQTERS, encoded by the coding sequence TTGCTGCGCGAGGACGAGACGTTCGCGGTCAACACCTGGGAGGCGCCAACGCTCACCCCTACGCCGGGGGAATGGCCCGACGTGCGACGCGTCCTTCTCTGGCTCGCGGAGGATGAAGCCGGGCTCGATTGGCTCCTGAATTGGATTGCGTTCAAGGTGCAGAACCCCGGCGCCAGGCCCGGAACCGCCGTCCTGCTTCAAGGCCCGCCGGGCACCGGGAAGAACGTGCTCTATCGCATCGTCGCGCACCTGCTCGGCCCAGCGAACTGCGTGCAGATTGGGGAGGCAGACCTCGCCAAGCCCTATAACCACCACTACGCCACGAAGCTGTTGGTCTTCGCGAATGAGCTGCTCGACAACCACAAGCGCGGTGGGTCGCTGGGCGATGGGCTCAAGGCGACCATCACCGATAGCGAGGTGTTCCTGGAGAACAAGGGCGTTGCCCGGACCCTCGCGGTCAATCGCGTCGCGCTCCTCGCGGCGACCAACCGCACCAAGCCCATCGAGCTTGAGGAGAGCGACCGGCGTTGGACCGTCTTCCACAACAAGACGAAGCCTGCCGAGTACCACCACACCAACCTGGGAATGACTCACCGAGACTTCCTGGAAGCTCTCCATGCTCCGGGCTCGGATGACACCTTCACCCTGGAATTCATGCGGCAAGTAGCCGCCTTCGCCTACGAGATGAACACCCGCGAGGTGGACCTCCGACGAGTCCGCCGCCCACACGAGAACGAATCTCGCGTGGAGCTTCAGCAGCTCAGCGCGCCTGTAACGGAGCAGTTCCTACGAGAACTCGGTGAGAGCCCCGACCCAGACCATCAGATTCGCGATTGGGCAATGCTGGTGCCTCACGCCGCCTCGACCTGGCATGCCCCTCCGGGTCCCCGAGTCGGCAAGACCAAAGCGTTCGTGAACGATGCCCTCTTCGCGGCAATCGTGGGGTTCTGCAAGGTTGTCGGCCAGAAGCATCCTCCCCAGAAGCGGACGTTCCTGAACTCGTTGAAGGCGGCGGGCTGGGTTGAGCAACGCGACAGCAAGTCTCGGGGCTGGCTCCCTCCGTGGCACGCGACAGGTGGCGACGCGCCAGCCCACGAAGGCTCGAAGGTCGTTCCCCTCACCCCACTAAGGGAACCATCCGCTCCCGGCCCATCCAGCGCGACTCCCTTCGTGCGTCACCAGCCTTTCCAAACCGAGCGCTCCTGA
- a CDS encoding DUF2381 family protein: MAQPQEALRGREMKRRRVSLSVANADKPVELHVAPDYLTALEFDSPVDRNAVKVGDGGGRFALFEVTTRAIFLKPAMALGAGMSMELLVPFADGAAPSRVVFSLVTHPSEVDTQVMVSRLPRTAEEIQAELDEVRAACAVKDAEVEALRARSGASGPAGMLFAGLLDRGGLQTGGVELGIGQGGGNGLGFEDGWTHRTSAWATVALRVHNGGREAWTPLEARLSVAASGERINVLAVRMKEPRIEPGGAALVVVETGAPNWPEGSILRLELRDSEGGRRLLIPRFAF, from the coding sequence ATGGCACAGCCCCAGGAGGCACTACGCGGGCGGGAGATGAAGCGGCGTCGGGTGTCGCTCTCGGTCGCCAACGCTGACAAGCCCGTGGAACTGCACGTTGCTCCGGACTACCTCACGGCCCTGGAGTTCGACTCACCTGTGGACCGGAACGCGGTGAAGGTCGGAGACGGCGGAGGCCGGTTCGCGCTGTTCGAGGTCACGACTCGGGCCATCTTCCTCAAGCCTGCGATGGCCCTGGGGGCTGGAATGAGCATGGAACTGCTCGTCCCGTTCGCGGATGGTGCGGCCCCATCCCGCGTCGTGTTCTCGCTCGTCACGCACCCTTCCGAGGTGGACACGCAAGTGATGGTGTCGCGCCTGCCTCGCACGGCAGAAGAGATTCAGGCTGAGCTGGACGAGGTGCGCGCGGCTTGTGCGGTCAAGGATGCTGAGGTGGAGGCACTCCGCGCCCGCTCCGGGGCGAGTGGCCCTGCCGGTATGCTCTTTGCGGGTCTGCTCGATAGAGGAGGATTGCAAACTGGAGGAGTCGAGCTAGGGATCGGCCAGGGGGGTGGGAACGGCCTCGGTTTTGAGGATGGGTGGACGCATCGGACAAGCGCATGGGCGACGGTGGCGCTTCGAGTCCACAATGGCGGCAGGGAGGCATGGACCCCTCTGGAGGCTCGACTCTCCGTGGCTGCAAGCGGCGAGCGCATCAACGTGCTCGCGGTGCGCATGAAGGAGCCTCGGATTGAACCGGGCGGGGCTGCCCTCGTGGTGGTCGAGACCGGAGCGCCCAACTGGCCCGAGGGTTCGATCCTCCGCTTGGAGCTGCGCGACAGTGAGGGCGGTCGGCGCCTTCTCATTCCTCGCTTTGCATTCTAG
- a CDS encoding serine/threonine protein kinase, producing the protein MLIGLSPAHLQPGQTVDGWRIVKPLGAGSFGAVYLVEKEGHRFAMKMAMHRASSGDAEQTDARLLREMVCLSQVSGHPNVVRVHAHGRWPHPSEGWLYVAVDYVEGYTLGEWVEKTHPTAHEVVRVFGKLAGALAHLHARGVFHRDLKLGNILVRAADGEPFVLDFSAGDYMLAPELTDTPLPPGTRRYRSPEAARFLREHGDEHDARYDFKATDDVYALGVCLYDLLTNPQPESAAPRTMVGAQWPPPAPHALNARVPDSLSAAAMHFIDRQPEKRAPTAEVMRRELEALLSEGGEAWTVPLHVPKPQLPLASEAPHNDIPQEDAPAPVSKQSPGRRVAGAVAVLALVVASLAGYMALRPTSVAERPSAPLTAPTVRDASPAASLSPSVPPSPLASSPGVALPPPAPVEKESPPVKRAPVPMLPPSESTSRKPKALASRPSWPPSPWAGFLKTCAGVTAVAALSMGCPGAQVRPEPGDCPSEAREVMFSRQVKGGLRLRPGDSVILTLDRSQPGMQSDAGLYSDGPVTGVVRISDVRGLPEGTLLSGYLWTSGDVAVGRYTEAHLPDGRMVPVCIVLGRKGYVEKGPDSKPGEAQLNRSFPAYLVERWP; encoded by the coding sequence ATGTTGATTGGACTGAGCCCGGCACACCTGCAACCCGGGCAGACGGTGGATGGCTGGCGCATCGTGAAGCCGCTCGGGGCGGGGAGCTTCGGCGCCGTCTACCTCGTGGAGAAGGAAGGCCACCGCTTCGCGATGAAGATGGCCATGCACCGGGCCAGTAGTGGAGACGCGGAGCAGACCGACGCGCGGCTGTTGCGGGAGATGGTCTGTCTGTCCCAGGTGAGTGGGCATCCCAATGTCGTGCGGGTTCACGCTCATGGGCGTTGGCCTCACCCGTCCGAGGGGTGGCTTTACGTCGCGGTGGACTACGTCGAGGGCTACACGCTGGGGGAGTGGGTCGAGAAGACGCACCCCACCGCGCATGAAGTGGTCCGGGTCTTCGGCAAGCTCGCGGGAGCCTTGGCCCATCTCCATGCGCGCGGCGTCTTTCACCGTGACTTGAAGCTGGGGAACATCCTCGTGCGTGCGGCGGATGGTGAGCCCTTCGTCCTCGACTTCAGCGCGGGGGACTACATGCTCGCGCCGGAGCTGACGGACACGCCCTTGCCCCCCGGCACTCGCCGCTACCGCTCCCCCGAGGCGGCGCGGTTTCTCCGCGAGCATGGGGACGAACACGATGCTCGCTACGACTTCAAGGCGACTGACGACGTGTACGCGTTGGGTGTCTGCCTCTACGACCTGCTGACGAATCCCCAGCCCGAGAGCGCAGCGCCACGAACCATGGTGGGCGCTCAGTGGCCTCCCCCCGCCCCACATGCGTTGAACGCGCGCGTGCCCGACTCGCTGAGCGCGGCGGCCATGCACTTCATCGACCGTCAGCCCGAGAAGCGTGCCCCGACTGCCGAAGTCATGCGGCGCGAACTGGAGGCGTTGCTGTCGGAAGGGGGCGAAGCGTGGACGGTGCCCCTTCATGTCCCGAAGCCCCAGCTTCCGCTTGCCTCCGAGGCACCCCACAACGACATCCCCCAGGAGGATGCCCCGGCGCCCGTGTCGAAGCAGTCCCCAGGGCGGCGCGTGGCGGGCGCTGTGGCCGTCCTAGCGCTCGTTGTGGCCTCGCTGGCGGGCTACATGGCCCTGCGCCCCACCTCAGTCGCGGAGAGGCCCAGCGCGCCCCTTACGGCCCCCACGGTGCGGGATGCTAGCCCTGCTGCATCTCTGTCTCCTTCCGTCCCCCCATCCCCCCTGGCGTCGTCCCCTGGGGTAGCGTTGCCCCCTCCTGCACCTGTCGAGAAAGAAAGCCCTCCCGTGAAGCGCGCTCCCGTTCCGATGCTCCCTCCCTCCGAGTCCACCTCCAGGAAGCCGAAGGCCCTGGCCTCCCGCCCGAGCTGGCCTCCGTCGCCTTGGGCTGGGTTCCTCAAGACGTGCGCAGGCGTGACCGCCGTCGCGGCGCTGTCCATGGGCTGCCCAGGCGCCCAAGTCCGGCCTGAACCCGGTGACTGCCCCTCCGAAGCGCGCGAGGTCATGTTCAGTCGACAGGTGAAGGGCGGGCTGCGGTTGAGGCCGGGCGATTCGGTGATTCTCACTCTCGACAGAAGTCAACCCGGTATGCAGTCCGATGCGGGCCTTTATTCCGATGGGCCTGTGACCGGGGTGGTGCGAATCAGTGACGTGCGAGGGCTCCCAGAGGGGACGTTGCTCTCGGGTTATCTCTGGACCAGTGGAGACGTGGCTGTAGGGCGCTACACGGAGGCGCACCTCCCAGACGGCCGGATGGTTCCGGTGTGCATTGTTCTGGGGCGCAAGGGGTACGTGGAGAAGGGGCCCGACTCCAAACCAGGGGAGGCGCAGCTCAACCGGTCGTTTCCAGCCTATCTAGTCGAGCGCTGGCCCTAG
- a CDS encoding OmpA family protein, translated as MRGTSSGHLPRWRPLSGSIIRLVVLGLMMASAAASAEPDPFSRGFDAVPVKPTPAQNSGIALEGTSSGEPVGSFRGALLFDFNWRILALKLGDEKLGDLLPYRLDAHLLFAYQLHERVELGVDLPITVLQGDNFHLLRDALNAPNFPGAAGVSRTTLGDMRVVPRLHLLDREQFPVGVSLVPEVRLPTGSADSFTGERGVLFAPRLAVEHRFGSLAVPIRVIGNVGMRLRKDAQYLNLRVGDELTLGGGAIAELPNMGRFTDVQATAEMHLGTPLVRPFNFDQADSLKTPWEALVGARAKIWGNWGLELNVGRGINLSSGYGREALRVMFGLRYDESFADSDGDNVPDHRDRCPNEAEDKDGFMDGDGCPDPDNDDDGVVDGEDSCPDVKGPKERKGCPEVDTDGDGITDEFDKCPEKPGPKDYDGCPDTDGDEVPDNEDDCPDQFGPPENNGCPFDSPPYVFVESDRIRIKGNVLFETGSAVIQKRSYPLLDEVATVLRKNPTLGPVLIEGHTDNRGSRQLNMGLSDRRARSVLDYLVSKSIERKRLSSAGFGFDRPIATNDTALGRAKNRRVDFKLVRSEVETEGKETVVPAGQQPPATKPSTGTTPPAAPSPAAPASKPSTGTPTPSPDSAATPKSSTNTTAPASKPSTSAAASSSSSGTAPASKPATTAPTSPSAAAPASPAPSTGAAPASKPATTSSAAAPASKPAPSAGTAPAAKPATTAPASKPTTATPTPAPSSGSAPATTPASSSGAAPASKSPASDGKAAANTPGK; from the coding sequence ATGCGAGGAACCAGCTCCGGCCATCTTCCACGGTGGCGGCCCCTGAGCGGCTCCATCATTCGACTTGTCGTGCTCGGCCTGATGATGGCCTCGGCGGCGGCAAGCGCGGAGCCAGACCCCTTCTCTCGCGGCTTTGACGCAGTCCCCGTCAAGCCCACGCCCGCGCAGAACAGCGGCATCGCGTTGGAAGGAACCAGCAGCGGCGAGCCCGTGGGAAGTTTCCGCGGCGCGCTGCTCTTCGACTTCAACTGGCGAATCCTCGCGCTCAAGCTCGGGGACGAGAAGCTGGGCGACCTGCTGCCGTACCGGCTCGACGCGCACCTGCTCTTCGCCTACCAGCTCCATGAGCGCGTGGAGCTGGGCGTGGACCTGCCCATCACGGTGCTCCAGGGCGACAACTTCCACCTCCTGCGCGATGCGCTCAATGCCCCGAACTTCCCGGGGGCCGCGGGCGTGAGCCGCACCACGCTCGGAGACATGCGCGTGGTGCCTCGGCTCCACCTGCTGGACCGGGAGCAGTTCCCCGTGGGCGTGTCACTCGTGCCCGAGGTCCGCTTGCCCACCGGCAGCGCGGACAGCTTCACCGGCGAGCGTGGCGTGCTCTTCGCCCCGCGCCTCGCGGTCGAGCACCGCTTCGGCTCCCTGGCGGTTCCCATCCGCGTCATCGGCAACGTGGGCATGCGGCTGCGCAAGGATGCGCAGTACCTCAACCTGCGCGTGGGGGATGAGCTGACGCTCGGAGGCGGCGCCATCGCGGAGCTGCCCAACATGGGCCGGTTCACCGACGTGCAGGCCACGGCGGAGATGCACCTGGGCACGCCGCTGGTGCGCCCGTTCAACTTCGACCAGGCCGACTCGCTCAAGACGCCGTGGGAAGCACTCGTGGGTGCTCGCGCGAAGATCTGGGGCAACTGGGGGCTCGAGCTGAACGTGGGCCGAGGCATCAACCTCTCCAGTGGCTACGGGCGCGAGGCCCTGCGCGTCATGTTCGGCCTGCGCTACGACGAGAGCTTCGCCGACTCGGATGGCGACAACGTTCCCGACCACCGCGACCGCTGCCCCAACGAGGCCGAGGACAAGGACGGGTTCATGGACGGCGACGGCTGCCCCGACCCGGACAACGACGATGACGGCGTGGTCGACGGCGAGGACAGCTGCCCCGACGTGAAGGGGCCCAAGGAGCGCAAGGGCTGCCCCGAGGTGGACACCGACGGCGACGGCATCACCGACGAGTTCGACAAGTGCCCGGAGAAGCCCGGCCCGAAGGACTACGACGGCTGCCCGGACACCGACGGCGACGAGGTGCCCGACAACGAGGACGACTGCCCCGACCAGTTCGGTCCGCCGGAGAACAACGGCTGCCCGTTCGACTCGCCGCCGTATGTGTTCGTCGAGTCGGACCGCATCCGCATCAAGGGCAATGTGCTCTTCGAGACGGGCTCGGCCGTCATCCAGAAGCGCTCGTATCCGCTGCTCGACGAGGTGGCCACGGTGCTGCGGAAGAACCCCACGCTGGGCCCGGTGCTCATCGAAGGCCACACGGACAACCGTGGCTCGCGGCAGCTCAACATGGGCCTGTCGGACCGGCGCGCGCGCTCCGTGCTCGACTACCTGGTGTCGAAGAGCATCGAGCGCAAGCGCTTGAGCTCCGCGGGCTTCGGCTTCGACCGGCCCATCGCCACGAATGACACGGCGCTCGGTCGCGCGAAGAATCGCCGCGTCGACTTCAAGCTCGTGCGCTCCGAGGTGGAGACCGAGGGCAAGGAGACTGTCGTCCCAGCGGGACAGCAGCCTCCCGCGACGAAGCCGTCCACGGGCACGACGCCTCCAGCGGCACCGAGTCCCGCCGCGCCGGCGTCGAAGCCCTCCACGGGCACTCCAACCCCGTCGCCGGATTCCGCGGCGACACCGAAGTCGTCCACGAACACGACGGCTCCAGCGTCCAAGCCCTCCACGAGCGCCGCGGCCTCCTCGTCGTCATCGGGAACCGCACCAGCATCGAAGCCAGCGACGACGGCTCCGACCTCACCGTCGGCTGCGGCACCGGCCTCCCCCGCGCCGTCGACGGGAGCCGCGCCTGCCTCGAAGCCAGCGACAACGAGCTCGGCTGCGGCACCGGCCTCAAAGCCCGCACCGTCGGCGGGCACCGCGCCTGCCGCGAAGCCAGCGACGACGGCGCCTGCCTCCAAGCCCACCACAGCCACTCCGACGCCTGCGCCGTCGTCGGGGAGCGCGCCGGCAACAACGCCAGCCTCCTCGTCGGGCGCGGCGCCTGCCTCGAAGTCGCCCGCCTCCGACGGCAAGGCGGCAGCGAACACACCTGGGAAGTAA